The proteins below come from a single Afipia felis ATCC 53690 genomic window:
- a CDS encoding polysaccharide biosynthesis tyrosine autokinase, with product MNWTHIDRDIAYRIASDIQPIRNIYNAKYGQPGDAQAAPGPYLIELLDTLRRRRRLILTVAFCGTLLASAAALMIAPKYTAAAQIIVEPTQGANSPSSSPASDDSAIDTHVKLLTSHDHLQRVVKSLLADPEFIAVAKRSGAAVAPAVMKPPPASPVIEAETSWVGELNRRLHIWIGTLFRDRHGAIIDIEDLERYLRVAQEDRSRIIVVRYTSRSPEESAIVVNKAVQLYIDSQNDQKSKYTSRELALLRDRIAEARNAATQSATAVQKEARGPTTASQDQSSQAAQDSNTRIRELEREAAASALIYSNLRRREREILDQRGDIGSIARIVSLATPPNQPSSHNPILFILPTLIILLIGGSFIAVIKEQSDRGLRSEQDVKDTLGIPCVGFIPRLSDIRNVKPHQHMLTEPFSAYTESIRSVVGELWLTTPQRAPRTVLISSSVPGEGKTTAAVSIAVCAASLGRRVLMIDLDFKRPSVSRELGNSTAGEIFDVLLRNQSAADITTHIPDLGIDYLAMPTSPLDALPILSDQRLPLLLNELSKTYDSIIIDGPPLLGIIESRLLAPMADKVVFVVKWGSTRREVAQNAISLLRAPNRRGDGIDIPLALLTQVDLKMHATYRYGDAGEALVTYENYYSRSAQS from the coding sequence ATGAACTGGACGCATATCGATAGGGATATTGCCTACAGGATCGCCTCTGACATTCAACCGATCCGCAACATTTATAACGCCAAATACGGCCAGCCCGGCGACGCGCAAGCCGCTCCCGGGCCTTACCTGATTGAACTACTCGACACGTTACGACGGCGCCGAAGGCTTATCCTCACCGTCGCGTTCTGCGGAACCCTTCTGGCATCAGCAGCGGCGTTGATGATCGCACCGAAGTATACAGCCGCGGCCCAGATCATTGTCGAACCTACTCAGGGAGCCAATAGCCCCTCTTCTTCGCCCGCCTCGGATGATTCGGCCATCGATACGCACGTCAAGCTCCTGACATCGCACGACCATCTTCAGCGTGTCGTTAAGAGTTTGCTGGCTGATCCGGAATTCATCGCGGTCGCGAAACGGTCCGGCGCGGCCGTCGCCCCCGCGGTCATGAAACCACCTCCTGCGTCACCAGTGATCGAGGCAGAAACGTCGTGGGTTGGCGAACTCAATCGCCGCCTTCACATCTGGATCGGAACCCTCTTTAGAGATCGCCACGGAGCGATCATCGATATCGAAGATCTTGAGCGGTATCTGCGGGTCGCGCAGGAAGACCGCTCTCGAATCATTGTTGTTCGCTATACGTCCCGAAGCCCTGAGGAATCGGCAATCGTCGTCAATAAGGCTGTGCAATTATACATCGACAGTCAGAACGACCAGAAATCGAAGTATACATCGCGTGAACTCGCGCTACTTCGTGATCGAATTGCTGAAGCACGTAACGCTGCTACGCAGAGTGCGACAGCTGTCCAGAAAGAAGCCCGGGGGCCGACCACGGCTTCGCAGGATCAAAGCAGCCAGGCAGCGCAGGATTCCAACACGCGAATCCGCGAACTTGAACGTGAAGCAGCCGCAAGCGCATTGATATACTCCAACTTACGGAGGCGAGAGAGGGAAATTCTCGACCAGCGAGGGGACATCGGATCGATCGCTAGAATTGTTTCTCTCGCCACTCCGCCGAACCAGCCTAGTTCTCACAATCCGATTTTGTTCATCCTCCCAACCTTGATCATCCTTCTCATAGGCGGAAGTTTCATTGCCGTTATCAAGGAGCAAAGCGACAGAGGTTTGCGCAGCGAGCAAGACGTCAAGGATACACTTGGAATCCCTTGCGTCGGCTTCATCCCCAGATTGTCCGATATTCGAAATGTGAAACCACATCAGCATATGCTGACCGAACCTTTCTCCGCCTACACTGAATCCATCCGCTCGGTTGTCGGCGAATTGTGGCTCACAACGCCGCAACGTGCACCGCGAACCGTTTTAATCAGCTCAAGCGTTCCTGGAGAAGGAAAGACAACGGCAGCCGTCAGTATTGCCGTCTGCGCCGCATCGCTTGGCCGACGGGTACTGATGATCGACCTTGACTTCAAGCGACCGTCCGTCTCGCGCGAGCTTGGCAACAGCACTGCCGGAGAAATCTTCGATGTTCTCCTGCGCAATCAATCTGCGGCGGACATCACCACGCATATTCCTGATCTCGGAATCGACTATCTTGCGATGCCAACGTCTCCGTTGGATGCCTTGCCGATTCTGTCCGACCAGCGTCTTCCGCTTCTGCTGAACGAACTGAGCAAGACTTACGATAGCATTATCATCGACGGCCCCCCCCTTCTCGGAATTATCGAATCGCGACTGCTTGCACCGATGGCCGACAAAGTCGTCTTTGTCGTCAAATGGGGAAGTACACGACGCGAGGTCGCACAGAATGCGATCAGCTTGCTGCGAGCCCCCAATCGTCGCGGTGATGGAATCGACATTCCTCTCGCCCTGCTGACGCAGGTCGATCTAAAAATGCACGCGACTTATCGCTATGGCGACGCAGGCGAGGCGCTGGTGACATACGAAAACTATTACTCACGCTCGGCTCAATCATGA
- a CDS encoding O-antigen ligase family protein, whose product MIRDALLALGLMLTTASQLRPAGLPVGPGEVSLVIWVVLMLGSMRNLLHSKMTPALSRMLVFWMLFVISLCLGSATAFVISDIHDPNLFIHDILAYAILLAVSLLCAVGPDAGCHIHRVAWLLTLFSTAFLGVQLLPAWGLITIPHTDPWYWERFRGLSDNPNQLAIFCAIITFLSIHFIEHIAGFGRKVVAAICTALSIYVGRLTKSDTYAVILVTGILLFALLKLRTSLMMQKASVGRAFAGIAIISLPIIAATAFLFANLVEAETFDLMMKMAKGTRQETSQTANIRLNAWSSAIDRGIESSMLGLGPGPHIEIPPVLVAARREDTEPKYIEHPQVNGTPNFEAHNTFLDLFTQGGLIAVLSFTWLVGTAFKSAYHTHLDALTAVVWSIIVLSMFHLIIRQPLFWFAMAFALMAGADSRASSLLFNRSE is encoded by the coding sequence ATGATCCGTGATGCCTTGCTCGCTCTTGGTCTGATGCTGACAACTGCATCGCAGTTGCGGCCCGCGGGGCTACCGGTCGGGCCGGGCGAAGTCAGCCTGGTCATCTGGGTCGTTCTCATGCTTGGCAGCATGAGAAATCTCCTGCATTCAAAGATGACGCCTGCACTCTCCCGAATGCTCGTATTCTGGATGCTCTTCGTCATTTCGTTATGTCTTGGCTCGGCAACGGCGTTCGTGATTAGCGACATTCATGACCCGAACCTGTTCATCCACGATATTCTCGCATACGCGATCCTCCTCGCTGTAAGCCTTCTCTGCGCCGTCGGGCCGGATGCAGGTTGCCACATTCATCGTGTCGCATGGCTTTTGACACTGTTCAGCACCGCATTCCTGGGCGTTCAACTTCTTCCCGCTTGGGGCCTTATCACTATCCCGCATACGGATCCCTGGTACTGGGAACGATTCCGCGGCTTATCAGACAATCCGAACCAGCTCGCCATCTTCTGCGCGATCATCACGTTTCTCTCGATTCATTTTATCGAGCACATCGCAGGGTTCGGTAGAAAAGTCGTCGCCGCCATATGCACCGCGCTCTCTATCTATGTCGGACGGCTTACCAAGAGCGATACGTACGCAGTCATCCTGGTTACCGGGATTCTGCTTTTTGCGCTGTTAAAGCTCAGGACGTCGCTGATGATGCAGAAAGCCTCGGTCGGAAGAGCATTCGCGGGTATCGCCATTATCTCACTTCCGATCATCGCAGCCACGGCGTTCCTGTTTGCCAATCTGGTCGAGGCCGAAACATTCGACCTCATGATGAAAATGGCAAAGGGCACGCGCCAGGAGACATCGCAAACGGCGAATATACGTTTGAATGCATGGAGCAGCGCGATCGATCGCGGAATCGAATCCAGCATGCTGGGACTGGGACCTGGACCTCATATCGAGATCCCGCCTGTCCTCGTTGCCGCGAGACGGGAAGATACCGAGCCAAAATATATTGAGCACCCTCAGGTCAATGGTACGCCAAACTTCGAAGCACATAATACGTTTCTGGATCTTTTCACGCAGGGTGGTCTGATCGCAGTTCTGTCGTTCACCTGGCTTGTGGGAACGGCCTTCAAATCAGCCTATCACACGCATCTCGATGCATTAACGGCTGTAGTGTGGAGCATCATTGTCCTCAGCATGTTCCACCTTATTATTCGCCAACCGTTATTCTGGTTTGCGATGGCCTTTGCACTGATGGCTGGCGCAGATTCCCGCGCTTCGTCTCTCCTGTTCAACCGGAGCGAATGA
- the asnB gene encoding asparagine synthase (glutamine-hydrolyzing), which translates to MCGVAGIFLHSQKADPRKLGVIAQMTATLQHRGPDASGTWIDTEGGIALGHRRLSIVDLSEAGKQPMLSSSKNLVMSFNGEVYNFEELRRKLEATGHRFRGHSDSEVMLAAFESFGIEASLPQFSGMFALGVWDRRARTLHLTRDRMGKKPLYVAIVPGGIVFASELKAIRSYPGFNPRIDRNAIAMVLRHGFIPDHSCIWEGVFKLPPGSILSVTADDLKNGSVSHLRHQVRRWWQLATMAEEGQQNLLTASLADLESELDQLLREAVQQRMKADVPFGVFLSGGIDSSMIAALMQAQSQQPIRSFTIGFSESSYDEAHHAAMVARHFGTEHTEFRVTPSEALAVIPDIPQVWDEPFADESQIPTLLLSRLARQHVTVALSGDGGDECFGGYSRHIAMARLALLFKIPAKLRHMAASAFHIQRPEKWERWLGKLPVSEDMHELLVEENLEKLAQVLNVTDSRELYHRLMSFSRASQITPFGLIENEDIPNLPDAASRIMYCDTASYLVGDVLVKLDRATMAASLEARSPFLDHRVVEFAWRLPTAMKIRNGQGKWLLRQALRRYLPEYLFERPKQGFNVPIGLWLRGPLRDWAQGLLDIRRIRDDGFIDSRSVQASWQEHLTGQRDRSRYLWSVLMVQSWLDANRYACPSLPVVDPPELKCHVEAES; encoded by the coding sequence ATGTGTGGAGTTGCCGGCATCTTCCTTCATTCCCAAAAAGCCGACCCGCGCAAACTCGGAGTGATCGCGCAGATGACTGCAACTCTGCAGCATCGGGGCCCCGACGCTAGCGGCACCTGGATCGATACAGAAGGCGGCATCGCCCTGGGCCATCGACGGCTCTCGATCGTGGATCTTTCGGAGGCCGGAAAGCAGCCGATGCTGTCTAGTAGCAAGAATCTCGTCATGAGCTTTAACGGCGAGGTCTACAACTTCGAGGAGTTGCGACGAAAATTGGAGGCGACCGGGCATCGTTTCCGAGGCCACAGCGACAGCGAAGTGATGCTGGCGGCGTTCGAGAGCTTCGGCATTGAAGCGTCTCTGCCGCAATTTTCCGGAATGTTTGCCCTTGGTGTCTGGGATCGGCGAGCTCGTACTCTGCACCTCACGCGCGATCGCATGGGAAAGAAGCCTCTGTACGTTGCCATCGTCCCAGGCGGCATTGTATTTGCGTCCGAACTCAAGGCCATCCGATCCTACCCCGGATTTAACCCGAGAATCGATCGCAATGCGATTGCCATGGTTCTGCGACACGGCTTCATCCCCGATCATAGTTGCATCTGGGAAGGGGTTTTCAAGCTTCCCCCCGGCTCTATCCTCTCGGTAACCGCCGACGACCTGAAGAACGGCTCCGTGTCCCATCTGCGTCACCAAGTCCGGCGCTGGTGGCAACTCGCTACAATGGCGGAGGAAGGTCAGCAGAACCTCCTTACCGCAAGTCTGGCGGATCTTGAGTCCGAACTCGATCAATTGCTGCGCGAGGCTGTTCAGCAACGCATGAAAGCGGACGTTCCGTTCGGTGTATTTCTATCCGGCGGGATCGACAGCTCGATGATTGCTGCGCTGATGCAGGCACAATCGCAGCAGCCTATTCGTTCATTCACGATCGGATTTTCTGAATCCAGCTACGACGAAGCACACCACGCCGCGATGGTGGCACGGCATTTCGGCACGGAGCACACTGAATTCAGGGTCACACCAAGCGAAGCCCTCGCCGTCATTCCGGACATTCCACAAGTGTGGGACGAACCATTCGCGGACGAATCGCAAATACCGACATTACTTCTGTCCCGATTGGCAAGGCAGCACGTCACGGTCGCACTATCGGGCGACGGCGGGGATGAATGCTTTGGTGGGTACTCCCGCCATATCGCGATGGCACGTCTGGCGCTTCTCTTCAAAATTCCAGCAAAACTGCGCCACATGGCGGCTTCAGCGTTTCACATACAGAGGCCCGAGAAATGGGAAAGATGGCTAGGAAAACTGCCTGTCTCAGAGGACATGCATGAGCTTCTCGTCGAGGAAAATCTGGAAAAGCTCGCGCAGGTACTCAATGTCACGGATAGTCGCGAACTCTATCACCGGCTCATGAGTTTCTCCCGCGCAAGTCAAATAACGCCATTTGGACTAATTGAGAATGAAGACATCCCGAATCTGCCTGACGCAGCATCACGTATCATGTACTGCGATACAGCCAGTTATCTCGTCGGCGATGTTCTTGTGAAGCTCGACAGAGCAACCATGGCAGCGAGTCTTGAGGCACGTAGCCCGTTCCTCGATCACCGCGTGGTCGAATTCGCGTGGCGGCTGCCGACCGCCATGAAGATTCGTAACGGGCAAGGCAAGTGGCTGTTACGACAGGCCCTGCGTCGCTACCTGCCAGAATATCTCTTCGAACGACCCAAACAGGGCTTCAACGTGCCAATCGGCCTGTGGCTCCGTGGACCTCTGCGCGACTGGGCTCAAGGATTGCTCGATATACGCCGCATCCGTGACGATGGCTTCATCGATTCCAGAAGCGTCCAGGCATCCTGGCAAGAGCACCTGACCGGTCAACGCGACCGCTCGCGCTATCTATGGTCTGTCCTCATGGTTCAATCCTGGCTTGATGCGAACCGCTATGCGTGTCCGTCACTGCCTGTGGTGGATCCACCTGAGTTGAAATGTCATGTGGAGGCTGAGTCATGA